A stretch of Coccidioides posadasii str. Silveira chromosome 2, complete sequence DNA encodes these proteins:
- a CDS encoding uncharacterized protein (antiSMASH:Cluster_2.2~EggNog:ENOG410PZQ6~COG:M), giving the protein MNDTYDPDLDRAARRREQNRIAQRNHRRRKQLARQNQLQQSSHQQPQQHHEPQQLWPTDCRMNHDDDDETALSFSFKRQLWEGEPTTTNLPKQGGRVNDGHIGEMQPELLDVFDSLTQEPPSANWDPEPIYPSPSTDNEPPREVNGTASKNITLQPVLAHHERRTPNDSGRDLDSRRERLALPTASPPMMDSCSHAQSIVELSSRPAIEPLSRCPTRDSRLQQLSPSMSIVDHEELERRSLSGRARTSSFRQRQPRRPCEHNSHYQARTMRSESQGQTCLHLAAAKGSCALVRYFLGRGMRPDTRDGEGLTALHHAIRGGHEDTVNTLLLGGADIEVTDSHGRTALHYAVEQRQDNIVILLIHKGANMHATVSGPIR; this is encoded by the exons ATGAATGATACTTACGATCCAGATCTCGATCGGGCTGCGCGACGCCGCGAGCAGAATCGGATTGCGCAGAGAAATCATC GGAGACGGAAACAGCTCGCCCGACAGAACCAGCTGCAACAATCCTCTCATCAACAACCACAGCAACATCATGAGCCTCAGCAGCTCTGGCCCACAGATTGCAGGATGAAtcatgatgatgatgatgagacTGCATTATCgttttctttcaaaaggcAGCTGTGGGAGGGCGAACCTACCACCACTAACTTGCCGAAACAAGGCGGCAGGGTGAACGATGGTCATATTGGAGAAATGCAGCCCGAGCTCCTGGATGTCTTTGATAGCCTAACCCAGGAACCACCCTCGGCCAACTGGGACCCAGAACCAATCTATCCTTCTCCCTCTACAGACAATGAACCACCAAGGGAGGTGAACGGAACGGCGAGCAAGAACATCACCTTGCAACCGGTCTTGGCGCATCATGAACGTCGTACCCCCAATGATTCCGGTCGTGACTTGGACTCGAGAAGAGAGAGGCTGGCGCTACCCACCGCGTCACCACCGATGATGGACTCTTGCTCTCATGCGCAATCCATCGTCGAACTGTCGTCACGTCCAGCGATAGAGCCTCTGTCGCGATGTCCAACAAGAGATAGTCGCCTACAACAGCTCTCTCCATCCATGTCCATAGTGGATCATGAAGAACTTGAGCGGCGATCTCTGAGCGGTCGGGCGCGCACCTCTAGCTTCCGCCAGCGCCAACCTCGACGACCATGCGAACACAACAGCCATTATCAAGCACGAACAATGAGAAGCGAAAGCCAGGGGCAGACATGTTTACATCTGGCAGCCGCAAAGGGATCCTGCGCACTCGTTCGATATTTCCTTGGTCGAGGCATGCGGCCTGACACGCGCGATGGTGAGGGCTTGACGGCTCTTCACCATGCGATCCGTGGCGGACACGAGGACACGGTTAACACGCTGCTTCTGGGAGGGGCAGATATCGAGGTAACAGACAGTCATGGTCGCACCGCGTTGCATTACGCCGTCGAGCAGAGGCAGGATAATATAGTGATCTTGCTGATTCACAAGGGAGCTAACATGCACGCAACTGTGTCTGGCCCGATCAGATGA
- the HHP1 gene encoding casein kinase I (antiSMASH:Cluster_2.2~EggNog:ENOG41KOG1164~COG:T), with protein MGIGKRGNQVNVIDFGLAKKYRDPKTHFHIPYRENKNLTGTARYASINTHLGVEQSRRDDVESLGYVLLYFCRGSLPWQGLKAATKKQKYDRIMEKKMTTPTEVLCRGFPNEFAIYLNYTRSLRFDDKPDYSYLRKIFRDLFIREGFQYDYVFDWTVYKYQKNAQAIAQAQGQNHPDVKPQEKVTRNRPRHQPSQGY; from the exons ATGGGCATTGGTAAGCGTGGAAACCAGGTCAACGTCATTGACTTCGGTCTGGCCAAGAAATACCGTGACCCGAAGACGCACTTTCACATTCCATACCGTGAAAACAAGAACTTGACTGGCACGGCTCGCTATGCCTCGATCAACACGCATCTGGGTGTCG AACAATCGCGTCGCGATGACGTCGAGTCGCTGGGCTACGTTCTCCTTTACTTCTGCCGTGGTTCTCTTCCGTGGCAGGGTCTTAAGGCAGCTACGAAGAAGCAGAAATATGACCGTATcatggagaagaagatgaccACCCCTACTGAGGTGTTGTGCCGCGGATTCCCGAACGAATTTGCTATCTACTTGAACTACACCCGTAGCCTGCGCTTTGATGACAAACCAGACTATTCCTACCTGCGCAAGATCTTCCGAGACCTCTTCATCCGCGAGGGTTTCCAGTATGACTACGTCTTCGACTGGACCGTCTATAAGTACCAGAAGAATGCCCAGGCCATCGCTCAGGCTCAGGGTCAGAACCATCCCGACGTCAAGCCACAGGAGAAGGTTACTCGAAATCGCCCGAGGCACCAGCCCAGCCAAGGTTATTGA
- the HRR25_3 gene encoding serine/threonine protein kinase (antiSMASH:Cluster_2.2~EggNog:ENOG410PFS3~COG:T): MTTMDLRVGNKYRIGRKIGSGSFGDIYLGTNIISGEEIAIKLESVKAKHPQLEYEARVYKSIAGGVGIPFVRWFGTECDYNAMVMDLLGPSLEDLFNFCNRKFSLKTVLLLADQLISRIEYIHAKSFLHGNHSRHHIFEMTIC, from the exons ATGACAACAATG GATCTCCGCGTCGGGAACAAGTACCGTATCGGCCGCAAGATTGGCAGCGGCTCGTTCGGAGACATCTACCTGG GCACCAACATCATCTCCGGCGAAGAGATCGCCATCAAACTCGAGAGCGTCAAGGCCAAGCACCCGCAGCTGGAATATGAGGCCCGTGTCTACAAGTCGATTGCCGGCGGGGTCGGCATCCCCTTCGTTCGATGGTTTGGCACCGAGTGTGACTACAACGCCATGGTGATGGATCTGCTCGGCCCCTCGCTCGAGGATCTCTTCAACTTCTGCAACCGCAAGTTCTCGCTCAAGACCGTGCTGCTGCTTGCCGACCAGCTCATCTCCCGTATCGAGTACATCCACGCAAAGTCCTTTCTCCATGGTAACCACTCCAGGCATCATATCTTCGAAATGACTATCTGCTAA